TATTACTTCCACCTCTGGCAAATCGGGCTTTGATTCCTTTACGACGCATGATCTTGCCAAAGAAAATTCCAATCGAAAGAGCAGTTCCACCTGCACCGGCTTGAAAAGAAAATCCTTCCTTAATCAAACCTGCTTCCTCACAGAATTTTGCTGTCATTTCAGCTATCAGAAGTCGATCCGGACTTTTGGTGATTTGCGTTGTTCCTGAAACTATTTTTTCAGAATTTCCAATCTTATCCATTTCGACTACATAATCCACATAATTTCCCTGGATCTGCCAGGGAATACACGGAAATGGAATCAGATTATCTGTTACCGCAATGACTTTATGAGCGTATTGGGAATCTGCCAGAGCAAATCCGAGAAGTCCGCAGGCAGAAGGTCCGCGCAGACCATTTGCATTTCCGAAAGGATCTGCTGTCGGAGCAGCAATGATCGCGATATCGATGATGACATCTCCGTCCTGAACTGCCTGATATCTTCCTCCATGTGAACGCAGAACGCCGACACCTCTCATCTTTCCCTGCGAAGTGAATCTTCCCAATGGTCCGTTCATGCTTCCTTCGATGTGATGAATGGTTCCGTCTTTCAAATATTCGATGATCGGTTCGTGACAGGGAAATGATGCGGACGGATACCAGACTAAATCTTTAATTCCCAGTTCGGACGCGATTTTGAATACTTCAACCGCTAAAATATCTCCATTGCGAAAATGATGATGCGTTGAAATCGTCATGCCGTCTTTCAAACCTGATTTGATGAGTGCTTCCTTCAGATTGGGGACAAGCTTGTTTCCATCAGAAGGATAATCTGCGTTAGATGGAATTTGCGGTGCGTATTTTCTTCCTTCCGGCTTGTATTTTCCAACTCCTTGAAAAGGAATAACAGGTTTTCCATTGATCGTTTCCGGGATATTTCTCCCGACTGCGTTTTTTGTGAATTTCATATATTTTTCTCCAAAAATTATTCGTTTATCAAGTTATTAACTTCTTTCTTTAAATCAGGAAGGTACTTTATTAGGATTCCCCAGACTACATCATCTGAAACTGTATCATAACCATGAGTAATTCTATTGCGGGTATCAATTATTTTTCGTGCATTTGAGATTTTAATGGAATCATTTTTTTTTTGAATTCGATTTACTGCTTCTCCAATAATTTCAAGATTTCTTTCTACTGCTCTTTTAGTTTTAATATCCGAAACAAACATATCAAATCGTTTTGGTTTGTCTTTGAAATACTCTTCAATCTCTTTGATAGAATTTGGAATATCATACAGCCAGGTTTTGATTTCAATGTCCATAAATTTCCTTCTTCGAAGCATCTATAGATTCGATTAAATATGGATTTGTTAGTGCTTTTGTTTCCAGAAGATCAATTTTTCTTTTGAATAGATCTTCCAAGGCAAATTTCAAATCGAAATAATTATCTGCATAATCTTCCAAACCAATATCTGCGAAATCAACTAAAAAATCAATGTCACTTTTCGATGTAAAATTACCTTTAAGTATTGAGCCAAAAGCATATAATTTTGAAACATAATGCGCTGCGCAAAGTTTTTTAATCTTTTTTGAATTCATTTCGAGTAAGTTCATATTAAACTCCTTTTCAACCTTCTTAACTCTTATAATTCCTCTCTC
This genomic interval from Candidatus Cloacimonadota bacterium contains the following:
- a CDS encoding nucleotidyltransferase, with amino-acid sequence MNLLEMNSKKIKKLCAAHYVSKLYAFGSILKGNFTSKSDIDFLVDFADIGLEDYADNYFDLKFALEDLFKRKIDLLETKALTNPYLIESIDASKKEIYGH
- the citF gene encoding citrate lyase subunit alpha, which translates into the protein MKFTKNAVGRNIPETINGKPVIPFQGVGKYKPEGRKYAPQIPSNADYPSDGNKLVPNLKEALIKSGLKDGMTISTHHHFRNGDILAVEVFKIASELGIKDLVWYPSASFPCHEPIIEYLKDGTIHHIEGSMNGPLGRFTSQGKMRGVGVLRSHGGRYQAVQDGDVIIDIAIIAAPTADPFGNANGLRGPSACGLLGFALADSQYAHKVIAVTDNLIPFPCIPWQIQGNYVDYVVEMDKIGNSEKIVSGTTQITKSPDRLLIAEMTAKFCEEAGLIKEGFSFQAGAGGTALSIGIFFGKIMRRKGIKARFARGGSNKYLVDLLNEGLVEYILDGQTFDLDGVASMRDNPNHVDTSPFTSYNYHSKGNFAGIVDIVILGATEVDVNFNANVVTHSDGYLLHGIGGWQNCLFSKNVILPIPLFRDRIPVIRDEVTTICGPGELIDIIVTERGIAINPRRTDLIEKLKDSKLPIKTIQELKEEAERICGKPKAVEFEEKVIAAIKWVDGTVIDVVKQVKE
- a CDS encoding DUF86 domain-containing protein codes for the protein MDIEIKTWLYDIPNSIKEIEEYFKDKPKRFDMFVSDIKTKRAVERNLEIIGEAVNRIQKKNDSIKISNARKIIDTRNRITHGYDTVSDDVVWGILIKYLPDLKKEVNNLINE